The Odocoileus virginianus isolate 20LAN1187 ecotype Illinois chromosome 30, Ovbor_1.2, whole genome shotgun sequence genome window below encodes:
- the LOC110127642 gene encoding chloride channel protein ClC-Ka isoform X8 yields the protein MRSLRGLMEELVGLREGSSGSPVTLQELWGPCPRIRRGIRGGLGWLKQKLFRVGEDWYFLTVLGVLMALISFTMSFTVRRVVRAHQWLYREIGDSHLLRYLSWTVYPVALVSFSSGFSQSITPFSGGSGIPELKTILSGVVLEDYLDIKNFGAKVVGLTCILASGSTIFLGKVGPFVHLSVMIGAFLGRMRTKATGESENRSKRNEMLVAAAAVGVATVFAAPFSGVLFSIEVVSSHFSVWDYWRGFFAATCGAFMFRLLAVFNSEQETITSLYKTSFRVDIPFDLPEIFFFVALGAICGVASCAYLFCQRKFLGFVKTNPVLSKLMATSKPLYSALAALVLASITYPPGAGRFMASRLSMREYLDSLLDNNSWALLTRNMSPPWPMEPDHQNLWFEWYHPQFTIFGTLAFFLVMKFWMLILATTMPIPAGYFMPIFIYGAAIGRLIGEALSVAFPEGIMARGVTNPIMPGGYALAGAAAFSGAVTHSISTALLAFEMTGQIVHALPVLMAVLAANAIAQSCQPSFYDGTIIVKKLPYLPWIRCRKIRVPDPGGHHPKGTAGAGPPS from the exons ATGCGCTCCCTCAGAGGCCTGATGGAGGAGCTGGTGGGGCTTCGTGAGGGCTCCTCGGGGAGCCCTGTGACTCTCCAGGAGCTCTGGGGTCCATGTCCCCGCATCCGCCGAGGCATCCGAG GTGGCCTGGGCTGGCTGAAGCAGAAGCTGTTCCGCGTGGGTGAGGACTGGTACTTCCTGACGGTCCTCGGGGTACTCATGGCCTTGATCAGCTTCACCATGAGCTTCACCGTCAGGCGTGTGGTCCGAG CACACCAGTGGCTGTACCGGGAGATTGGGGACAGCCACCTCCTCCGGTACCTCTCCTGGACTGTGTACCCCGTGGCCCTGGTCTCCTTCTCCTCAGGCTTCTCTCAGAGTATCACGCCCTTCTCGGGAG GTTCTGGAATTCCGGAGCTGAAGACCATCCTGTCAGGCGTGGTCTTAGAGGACTACCTGGACATCAAGAACTTCGGGGCTAAGGTGGTGGGCCTCACCTGTATCCTGGCCAGCGGCAGCACCATCTTCCTGGGCAAAGTG GGCCCCTTCGTGCACCTGTCCGTGATGATTGGCGCCTTCCTGGGCCGCATGCGCACCAAGGCCACTGGGGAGTCCGAG AACAGGAGCAAGCGAAACGAAATGCTGGTGGCCGCCGCGGCGGTGGGCGTGGCCACGGTGTTCGCAGCGCCCTTCAGCG GCGTCCTGTTCAGCATCGAGGTCGTGTCCTCTCACTTCTCGGTCTGGGATTACTGGAGGGGCTTCTTCGCGGCCACCTGCGGGGCCTTCATGTTCCGCCTGCTGGCGGTCTTCAACAGCGAGCAGG AGACCATCACCTCCCTCTACAAGACCAGTTTCCGGGTGGACATCCCCTTCGACCTGCCAGAGATCTTCTTTTTCGTGGCGCTGGG GGCCATCTGTGGCGTGGCGAGCTGTGCTTACCTCTTCTGCCAGCGAAAGTTTCTCGGCTTTGTCAAGACAAATCCAGTCCTCTCCAAACTGATGGCCACCAG CAAGCCTCTGTATTCAGCACTGGCGGCTTTGGTCCTCGCCTCCATCACCTACCCCCCTGGCGCGGGCCGCTTCATGGCTTCTCGG CTGTCCATGAGGGAGTATCTGGACTCCCTGCTTGACAATAACTCGTGGGCGCTGCTGACCCGGAACATGTCCCCACCCTGGCCCATGGAGCCCGACCACCAGAACCTATGGTTCGAATGGTACCACCCACAGTTCACCATCTTCGGGACCCTCGCTTTCTTCCTCGTTATGAAG ttCTGGATGCTGATTCTGGCCACCACAATGCCCATACCTGCCGGGTACTTCATGCCCATATTTATCTATG GAGCTGCCATTGGGCGCCTCATAGGAGAAGCCCTTTCTGTGGCCTTCCCCGAGGGCATCATGGCCAGAGGGGTCACCAACCCCATCATGCCTGGGGGGTACGCGCTGGCAG GGGCTGCAGCGTTCTCAGGGGCCGTGACCCACAGCATCTCCACTGCGCTGCTGGCCTTCGAGATGACCGGTCAGATCGTGCACGCACTTCCTGTGCTAATGGCGGTGCTGGCGGCCAACGCCATTGCCCAGAGCTGCCAGCCCTCCTTCTACGACGGCACCATCATTGTCAAGAAGCTGCCATACCTTCCGTGGATCCGGTGCCGAAAAATCAG AGTCCCAGACCCTGGTGGGCACCATCCGAAGGGCACAGCTGGTGCAGGCCCTCCAAGCTGA
- the LOC110127642 gene encoding chloride channel protein ClC-Ka isoform X6: MRSLRGLMEELVGLREGSSGSPVTLQELWGPCPRIRRGIRGGLGWLKQKLFRVGEDWYFLTVLGVLMALISFTMSFTVRRVVRAHQWLYREIGDSHLLRYLSWTVYPVALVSFSSGFSQSITPFSGGSGIPELKTILSGVVLEDYLDIKNFGAKVVGLTCILASGSTIFLGKVGPFVHLSVMIGAFLGRMRTKATGESENRSKRNEMLVAAAAVGVATVFAAPFSGVLFSIEVVSSHFSVWDYWRGFFAATCGAFMFRLLAVFNSEQETITSLYKTSFRVDIPFDLPEIFFFVALGAICGVASCAYLFCQRKFLGFVKTNPVLSKLMATSKPLYSALAALVLASITYPPGAGRFMASRLSMREYLDSLLDNNSWALLTRNMSPPWPMEPDHQNLWFEWYHPQFTIFGTLAFFLVMKFWMLILATTMPIPAGYFMPIFIYAFSGAVTHSISTALLAFEMTGQIVHALPVLMAVLAANAIAQSCQPSFYDGTIIVKKLPYLPWIRCRKISSHRVCVEHFMNRAITTLAKDTSQEEVVKVVTSTDMAEYPLVASTESQTLVGTIRRAQLVQALQAEPPAWAPGQRCCLQDILAGGCPVEPVTLKLSPETSLHQAHNLFELLNLQSLFVTSQGRAVGFVSWVELEKAISNLTNPPAPK, translated from the exons ATGCGCTCCCTCAGAGGCCTGATGGAGGAGCTGGTGGGGCTTCGTGAGGGCTCCTCGGGGAGCCCTGTGACTCTCCAGGAGCTCTGGGGTCCATGTCCCCGCATCCGCCGAGGCATCCGAG GTGGCCTGGGCTGGCTGAAGCAGAAGCTGTTCCGCGTGGGTGAGGACTGGTACTTCCTGACGGTCCTCGGGGTACTCATGGCCTTGATCAGCTTCACCATGAGCTTCACCGTCAGGCGTGTGGTCCGAG CACACCAGTGGCTGTACCGGGAGATTGGGGACAGCCACCTCCTCCGGTACCTCTCCTGGACTGTGTACCCCGTGGCCCTGGTCTCCTTCTCCTCAGGCTTCTCTCAGAGTATCACGCCCTTCTCGGGAG GTTCTGGAATTCCGGAGCTGAAGACCATCCTGTCAGGCGTGGTCTTAGAGGACTACCTGGACATCAAGAACTTCGGGGCTAAGGTGGTGGGCCTCACCTGTATCCTGGCCAGCGGCAGCACCATCTTCCTGGGCAAAGTG GGCCCCTTCGTGCACCTGTCCGTGATGATTGGCGCCTTCCTGGGCCGCATGCGCACCAAGGCCACTGGGGAGTCCGAG AACAGGAGCAAGCGAAACGAAATGCTGGTGGCCGCCGCGGCGGTGGGCGTGGCCACGGTGTTCGCAGCGCCCTTCAGCG GCGTCCTGTTCAGCATCGAGGTCGTGTCCTCTCACTTCTCGGTCTGGGATTACTGGAGGGGCTTCTTCGCGGCCACCTGCGGGGCCTTCATGTTCCGCCTGCTGGCGGTCTTCAACAGCGAGCAGG AGACCATCACCTCCCTCTACAAGACCAGTTTCCGGGTGGACATCCCCTTCGACCTGCCAGAGATCTTCTTTTTCGTGGCGCTGGG GGCCATCTGTGGCGTGGCGAGCTGTGCTTACCTCTTCTGCCAGCGAAAGTTTCTCGGCTTTGTCAAGACAAATCCAGTCCTCTCCAAACTGATGGCCACCAG CAAGCCTCTGTATTCAGCACTGGCGGCTTTGGTCCTCGCCTCCATCACCTACCCCCCTGGCGCGGGCCGCTTCATGGCTTCTCGG CTGTCCATGAGGGAGTATCTGGACTCCCTGCTTGACAATAACTCGTGGGCGCTGCTGACCCGGAACATGTCCCCACCCTGGCCCATGGAGCCCGACCACCAGAACCTATGGTTCGAATGGTACCACCCACAGTTCACCATCTTCGGGACCCTCGCTTTCTTCCTCGTTATGAAG ttCTGGATGCTGATTCTGGCCACCACAATGCCCATACCTGCCGGGTACTTCATGCCCATATTTATCTATG CGTTCTCAGGGGCCGTGACCCACAGCATCTCCACTGCGCTGCTGGCCTTCGAGATGACCGGTCAGATCGTGCACGCACTTCCTGTGCTAATGGCGGTGCTGGCGGCCAACGCCATTGCCCAGAGCTGCCAGCCCTCCTTCTACGACGGCACCATCATTGTCAAGAAGCTGCCATACCTTCCGTGGATCCGGTGCCGAAAAATCAG CTCTCACCGGGTGTGTGTGGAGCACTTCATGAACCGAGCCATCACCACACTGGCCAAGGACACATCACAGGAGGAGGTGGTCAAGGTCGTGACCTCCACAGACATGGCTGAGTATCCCCTGGTGGCGAGCACAG AGTCCCAGACCCTGGTGGGCACCATCCGAAGGGCACAGCTGGTGCAGGCCCTCCAAGCTGAGCCACCCGCCTGGGCTCCAGGACAGCGG TGCTGCCTCCAGGACATCTTGGCTGGAGGGTGCCCCGTGGAGCCAGTAACCCTGAAGCTGTCTCCGGAGACCTCCCTGCACCAG GCACACAACCTCTTCGAGCTGTTGAATCTTCAGTCCCTCTTTGTGACGTCTCAGGGCAGAGCTGTGGGCTTCGTTTCTTGGGTGGAG TTGGAGAAAGCAATTTCCAACCTGACAAACCCTCCAGCCCCAAAGTGA
- the LOC110127642 gene encoding chloride channel protein ClC-Ka isoform X7 — MRSLRGLMEELVGLREGSSGSPVTLQELWGPCPRIRRGIRGGLGWLKQKLFRVGEDWYFLTVLGVLMALISFTMSFTVRRVVRAHQWLYREIGDSHLLRYLSWTVYPVALVSFSSGFSQSITPFSGGSGIPELKTILSGVVLEDYLDIKNFGAKVVGLTCILASGSTIFLGKVGPFVHLSVMIGAFLGRMRTKATGESENRSKRNEMLVAAAAVGVATVFAAPFSGVLFSIEVVSSHFSVWDYWRGFFAATCGAFMFRLLAVFNSEQETITSLYKTSFRVDIPFDLPEIFFFVALGAICGVASCAYLFCQRKFLGFVKTNPVLSKLMATSKPLYSALAALVLASITYPPGAGRFMASRLSMREYLDSLLDNNSWALLTRNMSPPWPMEPDHQNLWFEWYHPQFTIFGTLAFFLVMKFWMLILATTMPIPAGYFMPIFIYGAAIGRLIGEALSVAFPEGIMARGVTNPIMPGGYALAGAAAFSGAVTHSISTALLAFEMTGQIVHALPVLMAVLAANAIAQSCQPSFYDGTIIVKKLPYLPWIRCRKISSHRVCVEHFMNRAITTLAKDTSQEEVVKSPRPWWAPSEGHSWCRPSKLSHPPGLQDSGAASRTSWLEGAPWSQ; from the exons ATGCGCTCCCTCAGAGGCCTGATGGAGGAGCTGGTGGGGCTTCGTGAGGGCTCCTCGGGGAGCCCTGTGACTCTCCAGGAGCTCTGGGGTCCATGTCCCCGCATCCGCCGAGGCATCCGAG GTGGCCTGGGCTGGCTGAAGCAGAAGCTGTTCCGCGTGGGTGAGGACTGGTACTTCCTGACGGTCCTCGGGGTACTCATGGCCTTGATCAGCTTCACCATGAGCTTCACCGTCAGGCGTGTGGTCCGAG CACACCAGTGGCTGTACCGGGAGATTGGGGACAGCCACCTCCTCCGGTACCTCTCCTGGACTGTGTACCCCGTGGCCCTGGTCTCCTTCTCCTCAGGCTTCTCTCAGAGTATCACGCCCTTCTCGGGAG GTTCTGGAATTCCGGAGCTGAAGACCATCCTGTCAGGCGTGGTCTTAGAGGACTACCTGGACATCAAGAACTTCGGGGCTAAGGTGGTGGGCCTCACCTGTATCCTGGCCAGCGGCAGCACCATCTTCCTGGGCAAAGTG GGCCCCTTCGTGCACCTGTCCGTGATGATTGGCGCCTTCCTGGGCCGCATGCGCACCAAGGCCACTGGGGAGTCCGAG AACAGGAGCAAGCGAAACGAAATGCTGGTGGCCGCCGCGGCGGTGGGCGTGGCCACGGTGTTCGCAGCGCCCTTCAGCG GCGTCCTGTTCAGCATCGAGGTCGTGTCCTCTCACTTCTCGGTCTGGGATTACTGGAGGGGCTTCTTCGCGGCCACCTGCGGGGCCTTCATGTTCCGCCTGCTGGCGGTCTTCAACAGCGAGCAGG AGACCATCACCTCCCTCTACAAGACCAGTTTCCGGGTGGACATCCCCTTCGACCTGCCAGAGATCTTCTTTTTCGTGGCGCTGGG GGCCATCTGTGGCGTGGCGAGCTGTGCTTACCTCTTCTGCCAGCGAAAGTTTCTCGGCTTTGTCAAGACAAATCCAGTCCTCTCCAAACTGATGGCCACCAG CAAGCCTCTGTATTCAGCACTGGCGGCTTTGGTCCTCGCCTCCATCACCTACCCCCCTGGCGCGGGCCGCTTCATGGCTTCTCGG CTGTCCATGAGGGAGTATCTGGACTCCCTGCTTGACAATAACTCGTGGGCGCTGCTGACCCGGAACATGTCCCCACCCTGGCCCATGGAGCCCGACCACCAGAACCTATGGTTCGAATGGTACCACCCACAGTTCACCATCTTCGGGACCCTCGCTTTCTTCCTCGTTATGAAG ttCTGGATGCTGATTCTGGCCACCACAATGCCCATACCTGCCGGGTACTTCATGCCCATATTTATCTATG GAGCTGCCATTGGGCGCCTCATAGGAGAAGCCCTTTCTGTGGCCTTCCCCGAGGGCATCATGGCCAGAGGGGTCACCAACCCCATCATGCCTGGGGGGTACGCGCTGGCAG GGGCTGCAGCGTTCTCAGGGGCCGTGACCCACAGCATCTCCACTGCGCTGCTGGCCTTCGAGATGACCGGTCAGATCGTGCACGCACTTCCTGTGCTAATGGCGGTGCTGGCGGCCAACGCCATTGCCCAGAGCTGCCAGCCCTCCTTCTACGACGGCACCATCATTGTCAAGAAGCTGCCATACCTTCCGTGGATCCGGTGCCGAAAAATCAG CTCTCACCGGGTGTGTGTGGAGCACTTCATGAACCGAGCCATCACCACACTGGCCAAGGACACATCACAGGAGGAGGTGGTCAAG AGTCCCAGACCCTGGTGGGCACCATCCGAAGGGCACAGCTGGTGCAGGCCCTCCAAGCTGAGCCACCCGCCTGGGCTCCAGGACAGCGG TGCTGCCTCCAGGACATCTTGGCTGGAGGGTGCCCCGTGGAGCCAGTAA
- the LOC110127642 gene encoding chloride channel protein ClC-Ka isoform X4, with protein sequence MRSLRGLMEELVGLREGSSGSPVTLQELWGPCPRIRRGIRGGLGWLKQKLFRVGEDWYFLTVLGVLMALISFTMSFTVRRVVRAHQWLYREIGDSHLLRYLSWTVYPVALVSFSSGFSQSITPFSGGSGIPELKTILSGVVLEDYLDIKNFGAKVVGLTCILASGSTIFLGKVGPFVHLSVMIGAFLGRMRTKATGESENRSKRNEMLVAAAAVGVATVFAAPFSGVLFSIEVVSSHFSVWDYWRGFFAATCGAFMFRLLAVFNSEQETITSLYKTSFRVDIPFDLPEIFFFVALGAICGVASCAYLFCQRKFLGFVKTNPVLSKLMATSKPLYSALAALVLASITYPPGAGRFMASRLSMREYLDSLLDNNSWALLTRNMSPPWPMEPDHQNLWFEWYHPQFTIFGTLAFFLVMKFWMLILATTMPIPAGYFMPIFIYGAAIGRLIGEALSVAFPEGIMARGVTNPIMPGGYALAGAAAFSGAVTHSISTALLAFEMTGQIVHALPVLMAVLAANAIAQSCQPSFYDGTIIVKKLPYLPWIRCRKISSHRVCVEHFMNRAITTLAKDTSQEEVVKVVTSTDMAEYPLVASTESQTLVGTIRRAQLVQALQAEPPAWAPGQRCCLQDILAGGCPVEPVTLKLSPETSLHQLEKAISNLTNPPAPK encoded by the exons ATGCGCTCCCTCAGAGGCCTGATGGAGGAGCTGGTGGGGCTTCGTGAGGGCTCCTCGGGGAGCCCTGTGACTCTCCAGGAGCTCTGGGGTCCATGTCCCCGCATCCGCCGAGGCATCCGAG GTGGCCTGGGCTGGCTGAAGCAGAAGCTGTTCCGCGTGGGTGAGGACTGGTACTTCCTGACGGTCCTCGGGGTACTCATGGCCTTGATCAGCTTCACCATGAGCTTCACCGTCAGGCGTGTGGTCCGAG CACACCAGTGGCTGTACCGGGAGATTGGGGACAGCCACCTCCTCCGGTACCTCTCCTGGACTGTGTACCCCGTGGCCCTGGTCTCCTTCTCCTCAGGCTTCTCTCAGAGTATCACGCCCTTCTCGGGAG GTTCTGGAATTCCGGAGCTGAAGACCATCCTGTCAGGCGTGGTCTTAGAGGACTACCTGGACATCAAGAACTTCGGGGCTAAGGTGGTGGGCCTCACCTGTATCCTGGCCAGCGGCAGCACCATCTTCCTGGGCAAAGTG GGCCCCTTCGTGCACCTGTCCGTGATGATTGGCGCCTTCCTGGGCCGCATGCGCACCAAGGCCACTGGGGAGTCCGAG AACAGGAGCAAGCGAAACGAAATGCTGGTGGCCGCCGCGGCGGTGGGCGTGGCCACGGTGTTCGCAGCGCCCTTCAGCG GCGTCCTGTTCAGCATCGAGGTCGTGTCCTCTCACTTCTCGGTCTGGGATTACTGGAGGGGCTTCTTCGCGGCCACCTGCGGGGCCTTCATGTTCCGCCTGCTGGCGGTCTTCAACAGCGAGCAGG AGACCATCACCTCCCTCTACAAGACCAGTTTCCGGGTGGACATCCCCTTCGACCTGCCAGAGATCTTCTTTTTCGTGGCGCTGGG GGCCATCTGTGGCGTGGCGAGCTGTGCTTACCTCTTCTGCCAGCGAAAGTTTCTCGGCTTTGTCAAGACAAATCCAGTCCTCTCCAAACTGATGGCCACCAG CAAGCCTCTGTATTCAGCACTGGCGGCTTTGGTCCTCGCCTCCATCACCTACCCCCCTGGCGCGGGCCGCTTCATGGCTTCTCGG CTGTCCATGAGGGAGTATCTGGACTCCCTGCTTGACAATAACTCGTGGGCGCTGCTGACCCGGAACATGTCCCCACCCTGGCCCATGGAGCCCGACCACCAGAACCTATGGTTCGAATGGTACCACCCACAGTTCACCATCTTCGGGACCCTCGCTTTCTTCCTCGTTATGAAG ttCTGGATGCTGATTCTGGCCACCACAATGCCCATACCTGCCGGGTACTTCATGCCCATATTTATCTATG GAGCTGCCATTGGGCGCCTCATAGGAGAAGCCCTTTCTGTGGCCTTCCCCGAGGGCATCATGGCCAGAGGGGTCACCAACCCCATCATGCCTGGGGGGTACGCGCTGGCAG GGGCTGCAGCGTTCTCAGGGGCCGTGACCCACAGCATCTCCACTGCGCTGCTGGCCTTCGAGATGACCGGTCAGATCGTGCACGCACTTCCTGTGCTAATGGCGGTGCTGGCGGCCAACGCCATTGCCCAGAGCTGCCAGCCCTCCTTCTACGACGGCACCATCATTGTCAAGAAGCTGCCATACCTTCCGTGGATCCGGTGCCGAAAAATCAG CTCTCACCGGGTGTGTGTGGAGCACTTCATGAACCGAGCCATCACCACACTGGCCAAGGACACATCACAGGAGGAGGTGGTCAAGGTCGTGACCTCCACAGACATGGCTGAGTATCCCCTGGTGGCGAGCACAG AGTCCCAGACCCTGGTGGGCACCATCCGAAGGGCACAGCTGGTGCAGGCCCTCCAAGCTGAGCCACCCGCCTGGGCTCCAGGACAGCGG TGCTGCCTCCAGGACATCTTGGCTGGAGGGTGCCCCGTGGAGCCAGTAACCCTGAAGCTGTCTCCGGAGACCTCCCTGCACCAG TTGGAGAAAGCAATTTCCAACCTGACAAACCCTCCAGCCCCAAAGTGA
- the LOC110127642 gene encoding chloride channel protein ClC-Ka isoform X5 — MRSLRGLMEELVGLREGSSGSPVTLQELWGPCPRIRRGIRGGLGWLKQKLFRVGEDWYFLTVLGVLMALISFTMSFTVRRVVRAHQWLYREIGDSHLLRYLSWTVYPVALVSFSSGFSQSITPFSGGSGIPELKTILSGVVLEDYLDIKNFGAKVVGLTCILASGSTIFLGKVGPFVHLSVMIGAFLGRMRTKATGESENRSKRNEMLVAAAAVGVATVFAAPFSGVLFSIEVVSSHFSVWDYWRGFFAATCGAFMFRLLAVFNSEQETITSLYKTSFRVDIPFDLPEIFFFVALGAICGVASCAYLFCQRKFLGFVKTNPVLSKLMATSKPLYSALAALVLASITYPPGAGRFMASRLSMREYLDSLLDNNSWALLTRNMSPPWPMEPDHQNLWFEWYHPQFTIFGTLAFFLVMKFWMLILATTMPIPAGYFMPIFIYGAAAFSGAVTHSISTALLAFEMTGQIVHALPVLMAVLAANAIAQSCQPSFYDGTIIVKKLPYLPWIRCRKISSHRVCVEHFMNRAITTLAKDTSQEEVVKVVTSTDMAEYPLVASTESQTLVGTIRRAQLVQALQAEPPAWAPGQRCCLQDILAGGCPVEPVTLKLSPETSLHQAHNLFELLNLQSLFVTSQGRAVGFVSWVELEKAISNLTNPPAPK; from the exons ATGCGCTCCCTCAGAGGCCTGATGGAGGAGCTGGTGGGGCTTCGTGAGGGCTCCTCGGGGAGCCCTGTGACTCTCCAGGAGCTCTGGGGTCCATGTCCCCGCATCCGCCGAGGCATCCGAG GTGGCCTGGGCTGGCTGAAGCAGAAGCTGTTCCGCGTGGGTGAGGACTGGTACTTCCTGACGGTCCTCGGGGTACTCATGGCCTTGATCAGCTTCACCATGAGCTTCACCGTCAGGCGTGTGGTCCGAG CACACCAGTGGCTGTACCGGGAGATTGGGGACAGCCACCTCCTCCGGTACCTCTCCTGGACTGTGTACCCCGTGGCCCTGGTCTCCTTCTCCTCAGGCTTCTCTCAGAGTATCACGCCCTTCTCGGGAG GTTCTGGAATTCCGGAGCTGAAGACCATCCTGTCAGGCGTGGTCTTAGAGGACTACCTGGACATCAAGAACTTCGGGGCTAAGGTGGTGGGCCTCACCTGTATCCTGGCCAGCGGCAGCACCATCTTCCTGGGCAAAGTG GGCCCCTTCGTGCACCTGTCCGTGATGATTGGCGCCTTCCTGGGCCGCATGCGCACCAAGGCCACTGGGGAGTCCGAG AACAGGAGCAAGCGAAACGAAATGCTGGTGGCCGCCGCGGCGGTGGGCGTGGCCACGGTGTTCGCAGCGCCCTTCAGCG GCGTCCTGTTCAGCATCGAGGTCGTGTCCTCTCACTTCTCGGTCTGGGATTACTGGAGGGGCTTCTTCGCGGCCACCTGCGGGGCCTTCATGTTCCGCCTGCTGGCGGTCTTCAACAGCGAGCAGG AGACCATCACCTCCCTCTACAAGACCAGTTTCCGGGTGGACATCCCCTTCGACCTGCCAGAGATCTTCTTTTTCGTGGCGCTGGG GGCCATCTGTGGCGTGGCGAGCTGTGCTTACCTCTTCTGCCAGCGAAAGTTTCTCGGCTTTGTCAAGACAAATCCAGTCCTCTCCAAACTGATGGCCACCAG CAAGCCTCTGTATTCAGCACTGGCGGCTTTGGTCCTCGCCTCCATCACCTACCCCCCTGGCGCGGGCCGCTTCATGGCTTCTCGG CTGTCCATGAGGGAGTATCTGGACTCCCTGCTTGACAATAACTCGTGGGCGCTGCTGACCCGGAACATGTCCCCACCCTGGCCCATGGAGCCCGACCACCAGAACCTATGGTTCGAATGGTACCACCCACAGTTCACCATCTTCGGGACCCTCGCTTTCTTCCTCGTTATGAAG ttCTGGATGCTGATTCTGGCCACCACAATGCCCATACCTGCCGGGTACTTCATGCCCATATTTATCTATG GGGCTGCAGCGTTCTCAGGGGCCGTGACCCACAGCATCTCCACTGCGCTGCTGGCCTTCGAGATGACCGGTCAGATCGTGCACGCACTTCCTGTGCTAATGGCGGTGCTGGCGGCCAACGCCATTGCCCAGAGCTGCCAGCCCTCCTTCTACGACGGCACCATCATTGTCAAGAAGCTGCCATACCTTCCGTGGATCCGGTGCCGAAAAATCAG CTCTCACCGGGTGTGTGTGGAGCACTTCATGAACCGAGCCATCACCACACTGGCCAAGGACACATCACAGGAGGAGGTGGTCAAGGTCGTGACCTCCACAGACATGGCTGAGTATCCCCTGGTGGCGAGCACAG AGTCCCAGACCCTGGTGGGCACCATCCGAAGGGCACAGCTGGTGCAGGCCCTCCAAGCTGAGCCACCCGCCTGGGCTCCAGGACAGCGG TGCTGCCTCCAGGACATCTTGGCTGGAGGGTGCCCCGTGGAGCCAGTAACCCTGAAGCTGTCTCCGGAGACCTCCCTGCACCAG GCACACAACCTCTTCGAGCTGTTGAATCTTCAGTCCCTCTTTGTGACGTCTCAGGGCAGAGCTGTGGGCTTCGTTTCTTGGGTGGAG TTGGAGAAAGCAATTTCCAACCTGACAAACCCTCCAGCCCCAAAGTGA